The following are encoded together in the Sphingomicrobium clamense genome:
- a CDS encoding leucyl aminopeptidase family protein, with protein sequence MTDLSDRLQPDTGQAATTIHLVDEKSFAEWRKGQSPAIRNLLDARRYDGKSGYASMILPGENDEDWSVVSTVANVDELSPWCLSKLGEVLPAGTYRLANDLEPGPAKLGWLLGQHRFDRYLSQKPEDAGPRVLLTGKAARIDRTVALAEATIMVRDLINTTAEDLGPADLQRAIEELANEYKAEVTTHMGDGFADEYPMIYAVGKAAAEGREPRLVELEWGNKDHPRLAIVGKGVVFDSGGLDIKGAKGMRIMKKDMGGAAHAIALASLVMKLGLKVRLHLLIPTVENAIDGRALRPGDVIDSRKGISVEIDNTDAEGRLILGDALAKAGEDEAGLIIDYATLTGAARVALGPDLPPMFVNDDELAGALEEGAKAEGDPVWRMPLWDGYDKMLKSDIADMANSASSAFAGCITAALFLRKFVPAETPWVHFDTYGWSPSTQPGRPKGGEAYGLRAAWAMLEERYGL encoded by the coding sequence GACCGATCTTTCCGACCGCCTGCAGCCCGATACCGGCCAAGCCGCTACGACCATCCATCTTGTCGACGAAAAAAGCTTTGCCGAATGGCGAAAGGGCCAGTCGCCGGCCATTCGCAACCTGCTCGATGCGCGGCGTTACGATGGCAAGTCGGGCTACGCCTCGATGATCCTGCCGGGCGAGAATGACGAGGACTGGTCGGTCGTGTCGACCGTCGCCAATGTCGACGAATTATCTCCCTGGTGCCTTTCCAAGCTGGGCGAGGTCCTGCCCGCCGGCACCTATCGCCTCGCTAACGATCTCGAACCCGGCCCCGCCAAGCTCGGCTGGCTGCTCGGGCAGCACCGGTTCGACCGCTATCTCTCGCAAAAGCCCGAAGATGCCGGCCCGCGCGTCCTGCTGACCGGCAAGGCGGCGCGGATCGATCGCACCGTCGCGCTGGCCGAGGCCACCATCATGGTGCGCGACCTGATCAACACGACCGCCGAAGATCTCGGCCCCGCCGACCTGCAACGGGCGATCGAGGAACTGGCGAACGAATACAAGGCTGAGGTCACCACCCACATGGGTGACGGTTTTGCCGACGAGTATCCGATGATCTACGCGGTCGGTAAAGCCGCCGCCGAAGGGCGCGAGCCGCGGCTTGTGGAGCTAGAATGGGGCAACAAGGACCATCCGCGCCTCGCCATCGTCGGCAAGGGGGTGGTGTTCGACAGCGGCGGGCTCGACATCAAGGGCGCCAAGGGCATGCGCATCATGAAAAAGGATATGGGTGGCGCGGCGCACGCGATCGCCCTCGCCTCGCTCGTCATGAAGCTCGGGCTCAAGGTCCGCCTACACCTCCTCATCCCCACGGTCGAGAATGCCATCGACGGACGCGCGCTGCGGCCGGGCGACGTCATCGACAGCCGCAAGGGTATTTCAGTCGAGATCGACAATACCGACGCCGAAGGGCGGCTGATCCTGGGCGACGCGCTTGCCAAGGCTGGCGAGGACGAGGCGGGCCTTATCATCGACTATGCGACGCTGACGGGCGCGGCGCGCGTGGCGCTCGGTCCCGACCTGCCGCCGATGTTCGTCAATGACGACGAACTGGCCGGCGCGCTCGAAGAAGGCGCGAAGGCGGAGGGCGATCCGGTGTGGCGGATGCCGCTTTGGGATGGTTACGACAAGATGCTCAAGTCGGACATTGCGGACATGGCAAATAGCGCGTCGAGCGCCTTCGCGGGATGCATCACCGCCGCCCTGTTCCTGCGCAAGTTCGTGCCGGCCGAAACGCCTTGGGTGCATTTCGACACCTATGGCTGGTCGCCGTCGACCCAGCCGGGACGTCCTAAAGGCGGCGAGGCCTATGGCCTGCGCGCGGCCTGGGCGATGCTGGAAGAGCGCTACGGGCTTTAG